In a genomic window of Glycine max cultivar Williams 82 chromosome 13, Glycine_max_v4.0, whole genome shotgun sequence:
- the LOC100807762 gene encoding villin-4 → MSVSMRDLDPAFKGAGQKAGLEIWRIENFNPVAIPQSSYGKFFTGDSYVILKTTASKSGALRHDIHYWLGKDTSQDEAGAAAIKTVELDAALGGRAVQYREVQGHETEKFLSYFKPCIIPQEGGAASGFKHVEAEEHKTRLFVCKGKHVVHVKEISFARSSLNHDDIFILDTESKIFQFNGSNSSIQERAKALEVVQYIKDTYHDGKCEIASIEDGKLMADSESGEFWGCFGGFAPLPRRTVSDDDKPADSHPPKLLCVDKGKAEPIESDSLTKELLDTNKCYILDCGLEVFAWMGRNTSLDERKSASGAADELISGTGRPKSHIIRVIEGFETVMFKSKFDSWPQASHATMSEEGRGKVAALLKRQGLDVKGLVKSEPEKEEPQPHIDCTGHLQVWRVNGPEKILLPATDQSKFYNGDCYIFQYSYPGEDKEEYLIGTWVGKNSVEEERASALSLASKMVESMKFLPSQARIYEGSEPIQFHAILQSCIVFKGGRSDGYKNYIAEKEIPDETYNEDGVALFRIQGTGPDNMQAIQVEPVASSLNSAYCFILHSGPTVFIWSGGLATSDDQELVERMLDLIKPDVQCKPLKEGLEPEQFWDLLGGKTEYPSQKITREAENDPHLFSCNFSEGNLKVKEIHNFSQDDLMTEDIYTLDCHSEIFVWVGQQVDSKSRMQALTIGEKFLEHDFLLEGLSREAPIYIVKEGSEPPFFTRFFKWESAKSAMLGNSFQRKLAIVKNGGTPLMVKHKRRASVTYGGRSSGAPDKSQRSRSMSVSPDRVRVRGRSPAFNALAANFESSNARNLSTPPPMIRKLYPKSMAQDTAKLATKSSAIAHLTSSFELTSARENLIPRSQKASSVTPKSNPETSDEEGSLSSRIESLTIQEDAKEGEAEDDEGLPVYPHERVNTASTDPVEDIDVTKREAYLSSAEFQEKFGMAKNEFYKLPKWKQNKLKMAVQLF, encoded by the exons ATGTCCGTTTCCATGAGAGATCTGGATCCAGCTTTCAAGGGAGCTGGACAAAAGGC CGGATTGGAAATATGGCGTATCGAGAATTTTAATCCAGTTGCCATCCCTCAGTCATCTTATGGAAAGTTTTTCACTGGGGACTCCTATGTGATCTTGAAG ACAACTGCTTCAAAAAGTGGTGCTCTTCGTCATGATATCCATTATTGGCTTGGTAAAGACACCAGTCAG GATGAAGCTGGCGCTGCAGCCATCAAGACAGTCGAGTTGGATGCAGCTTTAGGAGGACGGGCTGTTCAGTATCGTGAAGTACAAGGTCATGAAACTGAAAAGTTCCTCTCTTATTTCAAACCATGCATCATACCTCAAGAAGGTGGGGCTGCCTCAGGTTTTAAGCATGTTGAGGCTGAAGAACATAAGACACGGTTGTTTGTGTGCAAAGGGAAACATGTGGTACATGTCAAAGAG ATTTCTTTCGCTCGATCTTCACTGAACcatgatgatatttttattcTGGATACCGAGTCCAAAATTTTCCAATTTAATGGTTCCAATTCAAGTATTCAAGAAAGGGCTAAAGCATTGGAAGTTGTACAATATATCAAGGATACCTACCATGATGGGAAATGTGAGATAGCTTCTATTG AGGATGGAAAGTTGATGGCTGATTCTGAGAGTGGAGAATTCTGGGGTTGCTTTGGGGGCTTTGCTCCTCTTCCACGGAGAACAGTCAGTGATGATGACAAGCCTGCTGATTCTCATCCTCCAAAGCTACTttg TGTTGACAAGGGGAAAGCAGAACCAATTGAATCCGATTCTTTGACAAAGGAATTACTGGACACAAACAAATGTTATATTCTAGATTGTGGGTTGGAAGTTTTTGCATGGATGGGAAGAAACACATCTCTTGATGAAAGAAAAAGTGCAAGTGGAGCAGCAGAT GAGTTAATCAGTGGCACTGGTCGACCAAAGTCCCATATAATTCGTGTAATTGAAGGATTTGAAACAGTAATGTTCAAGTCCAAGTTTGATTCTTGGCCTCAGGCAAGTCATGCAACAATGTCTGAAGAAGGTCGTGGCAAGGTAGCAg CACTTCTAAAACGTCAAGGATTGGATGTCAAGGGTCTCGTGAAATCTGAGCCCGAAAAAGAAGAACCTCAACCCCACATAGATTGCACAGGACATTTGCAG GTTTGGCGTGTGAATGGTCCGGAAAAGATTCTTCTTCCAGCCACTGATCagtcaaaattttataatggaGATTGCTACATCTTTCAATATTCATATCCTGGAGAAGATAAGGAAGAGTATCTTATAGGAACATGGGTTGGAAAGAATAGTGTTGAG GAAGAGAGAGCTTCAGCTCTTTCACTAGCAAGCAAAATGGTTGAGTCAATGAAGTTTCTTCCTTCCCAg GCTCGTATCTATGAAGGCAGTGAACCAATTCAATTTCATGCCATCCTGCAAAGCTGTATTGTTTTTAAG GGTGGACGTAGTGATGGATACAAGAATTACATTGCGGAGAAGGAAATTCCAGATGAGACATACAATGAGGATGGTGTTGCATTATTCCGCATCCAGGGCACTGGACCAGACAATATGCAAGCTATACAAGTTGAACCA gttgcttcctccttgaATTCCGCTTATTGCTTCATACTTCATAGCGGGCCCACTGTTTTTATTTGGTCTGGAGGTTTAGCAACTTCAGATGACCAGGAGCTTGTTGAGAGAATGCTGGATTTGATTAAG CCGGATGTACAATGCAAACCACTAAAGGAAGGCCTAGAACCGGAACAGTTTTGGGATTTGTTGGGGGGAAAAACGGAATATCCCAGTCAAAAGATCACGAGGGAAGCTGAAAATGATCctcatttattttcttgcaaCTTCTCAGAAG GAAATTTAAAG GTGAAAGAGATTCACAACTTTTCCCAGGATGATTTGATGACAGAAGATATTTACACCTTGGATTGTCACTCGGAAATCTTTGTTTGGGTTGGCCAGCAGGTTGACTCAAAGAGTAGAATGCAGGCTCTAACAATTGGCGAG AAGTTTCTTGAGCATGATTTTCTCCTAGAAGGATTATCTCGTGAAGCTCCAATATATATTGTCAAAGAAGGTAGTGAGCCACCTTTCTTCACTCGCTTCTTTAAATGGGAGTCTGCAAAATCTGCA ATGCTAGGAAACTCATTTCAAAGGAAGCTTGCAATCGTGAAAAATGGGGGTACACCACTTATGGTT AAACACAAACGAAGAGCATCAGTAACTTATGGGGGAAGGTCTAGTGGTGCCCCAGATAAATCCCAGCGTTCCCGTAGCATGTCTGTCAGTCCTGATCGTGTTCGTGTGAGGGGCAGATCTCCGGCCTTTAATGCACTAGCAGCTAATTTTGAGAGCTCAAATGCAAGGAACCTTTCAACTCCACCTCCGATGATTAGAAAACTTTACCCAAAATCTATGGCACAGGATACAGCAAAATTGGCAACTAAATCTTCAGCCATAGCTCATCTTACTTCTAGTTTTGAACTAACATCAGCACGAGAAAATTTGATTCCTCGGTCACAAAAAG CGAGTTCAGTTACCCCCAAATCAAACCCTGAGACAAGTGATGAGGAGGGTTCTTTGAGCAGCAGGATAGAATCTCTTACCATACAGGAGGATGCGAAAGAGGGTGAAGCTGAAGACGATGAAGGTCTCCCAGTTTACCCGCATGAACGCGTTAACACAGCTTCTACAGATCCTGTAGAAGATATTGACGTGACTAAACGAGAG GCTTATCTGTCATCTGCAGAGTTTCAAGAGAAATTTGGGATGGCGAAGAATGAATTTTACAAGTTGCCAAAATGGAAACAGAACAAACTCAAAATGGCAGTTCAGTTGTTCTGA